The Saprospiraceae bacterium genome includes a window with the following:
- a CDS encoding aspartate kinase, producing MKIFKFGGASVKDTEAFLNVSDILQKYKEEKIVIVVSAMGKTTNALEEVIKSYYAKNGQTVPLLEELKKSHYALAESLITDPVSLIDELNDVFVEIDWILEDEPPQDYDYCYDQIVSIGELLSSRILNALLVDKKINAGWLDVRDVILTDNTFRDAKINWEVTQQRIQKKALDLFNSVNLIVTQGFIGSTSENFTTTLGREGSDYTAAIFSYCLDAESMHIWKDVPGVLTGDPRIFDEVTQLPRLSYNEAIEMTYYGAKVIHPKTIKPLQNKHIPMYVRPFKDPSSQGTLISDEKELSYPPIIVIESNQCLLHISTNDFSFVAEHHLSMIFSLLAKHRLKVNMMRNTAISFTVCVNDIPERIQRFQSELGTDFRMVADKDLELITIRHFTPEMLNDMKINKLVFFEEILSDTAQIVVRDLPKMRRKE from the coding sequence ATAAAAATTTTTAAATTTGGTGGTGCTTCAGTCAAAGATACCGAAGCTTTTCTGAATGTATCAGATATTCTACAAAAATATAAGGAAGAAAAAATAGTAATTGTCGTTTCTGCAATGGGTAAAACGACCAATGCACTGGAAGAAGTCATCAAAAGCTATTACGCAAAGAACGGGCAAACAGTTCCCTTACTGGAAGAACTCAAAAAATCTCACTATGCATTGGCTGAGAGTCTCATTACTGATCCGGTTTCTTTGATTGATGAATTGAATGATGTTTTTGTAGAAATAGATTGGATTTTGGAAGATGAACCACCGCAGGATTATGATTATTGTTATGATCAGATCGTGTCTATTGGAGAACTTTTGTCTTCCAGGATATTAAATGCGTTGTTGGTTGATAAGAAAATAAATGCAGGGTGGTTGGATGTCAGGGATGTAATTCTGACAGACAACACCTTTAGAGATGCTAAAATAAATTGGGAAGTGACTCAGCAACGAATTCAGAAAAAGGCTTTGGATTTATTTAATTCGGTGAACCTGATAGTGACGCAAGGTTTTATCGGTTCAACAAGTGAAAATTTTACGACTACCCTTGGCAGAGAAGGGTCGGATTATACGGCAGCTATATTTTCTTATTGTCTCGACGCAGAAAGCATGCACATCTGGAAAGATGTACCGGGCGTCCTGACGGGTGACCCAAGGATTTTTGACGAAGTCACTCAATTGCCAAGATTGTCCTATAATGAAGCGATAGAAATGACCTATTATGGTGCAAAAGTAATTCACCCCAAGACTATCAAGCCACTGCAAAACAAACACATACCCATGTATGTGAGGCCTTTCAAGGATCCATCCAGCCAGGGCACATTGATCAGCGATGAGAAAGAATTGAGTTATCCGCCCATTATTGTTATAGAATCGAATCAATGCCTCTTGCACATATCTACCAATGACTTTTCATTTGTAGCCGAGCATCATTTAAGCATGATTTTCAGTTTGTTAGCCAAACACAGGCTAAAAGTCAATATGATGCGCAATACCGCTATCAGCTTTACAGTATGTGTCAATGATATTCCGGAAAGGATTCAACGTTTTCAGTCAGAATTGGGCACAGATTTCAGAATGGTAGCGGATAAAGATTTGGAACTGATTACCATCAGACATTTTACTCCGGAGATGCTTAATGACATGAAAATCAATAAGTTGGTATTTTTTGAAGAGATTTTGAGTGATACGGCACAGATCGTAGTGCGTGATCTGCCAAAAATGCGTCGTAAAGAATAG
- a CDS encoding VCBS repeat-containing protein — MSLKSNLKILCSLFLILIVAVTGTSQFKFINKTSVYKSTQSTRSVIPGGAVDVNGDLIDDLIILDRGKTLKIGIGNGNGQAFSFMNGPLLSSNEEWTLTAGDLKNEGRLSIVSSGAFGIINVSEIFKDDINLSKLGGGFFAQGSNLVDINNDGWLDYFVCDDVSFNRIYMNDGKGNLIRREVIDFSTTPVSDGSGNYGSEWIDVNMDGFPDLSIAKCRAGVDDPTDPRRINVLYVNNGDGTFTERGAEYNLNSGDQSWVTTFGDIDNDGDLDAFTANHYAPHQLFENINGEYFEKIAVLPEPISSFAFQAVMKDLDNDGFLDIIVSGVEGVYFLYNNGDKTFRKIDGGNAFKSTSSFTVGDFNDDGFPDIHSHNARPINVLGLIDDGLWINTGNDNHYIKFNLQGNQSNRSGIGSWIELYGAWGKQVRYVKGGESYGILNSLQQIFGIGQATVADSVIVRWPSGVVDKYHDLYSNNTYLLQEGKCHSKVISLYNGHVDYFNAPLTISAPEGYSNFEWSDGSTSRNLSNVVPGYYRLKMTDADGCVTVIKPIHVKNRCFSAQTDILPYPPVIEQCNGATILLQSEEGSSYFWNTGENLQFIEVAQSGKYVVTTTDFCGQSITDSVVVSFVERPFLLTGDTILSGQKATLKSDQAFTYWFEEEDDQIPVFIGKSYQTPDLMESKTFYAEVERVLNEKEGNLGEKNFPTSSNEYSSNAIAGNMVFEVRQNCSIKAIKLKTDTPGRRKLLIKDDGGYVIFEKEVHLQQGVSRVELNATLIPGEYTMETDQEFNIAQLGYRSPRLVRTFQNTSYPYNLADVVILKSSGTGPSYFYYFYDWEVIYDTRYCITDKIPVIAFIDGTNASIENYDNHLLKIHPNPATNAISISGLAKDKQINISILTSKGEVVRNFDQFSDRQTDISDLVRGLYFLRVADKKGVEILKFIKH, encoded by the coding sequence ATGAGTTTGAAATCTAATTTGAAGATATTATGTTCATTGTTTCTGATTCTTATCGTTGCAGTAACAGGGACTTCTCAATTTAAATTTATAAATAAAACTTCCGTTTATAAATCTACGCAATCTACCCGAAGTGTGATCCCGGGAGGAGCGGTGGATGTGAACGGTGATCTCATTGATGACCTCATCATCCTGGATAGAGGGAAAACGCTAAAAATCGGTATCGGTAATGGTAATGGACAAGCTTTTTCATTTATGAATGGTCCATTATTGAGTAGCAATGAAGAGTGGACTCTGACCGCCGGAGACTTGAAGAATGAAGGACGATTAAGTATTGTTTCTTCAGGTGCATTTGGTATTATAAACGTATCTGAAATATTCAAAGATGATATAAATCTCTCCAAACTTGGGGGTGGTTTTTTTGCACAGGGGAGCAACCTGGTTGATATAAATAATGATGGCTGGTTGGATTATTTTGTGTGTGATGATGTAAGTTTTAACAGGATTTATATGAATGATGGCAAAGGAAATCTAATTCGGAGAGAAGTGATAGATTTTTCAACCACTCCTGTTTCAGATGGTTCCGGAAATTACGGAAGTGAATGGATAGATGTCAATATGGATGGATTTCCTGATTTGAGTATTGCTAAATGTCGGGCAGGAGTCGATGATCCTACAGATCCCAGAAGGATAAATGTTCTATACGTTAACAATGGTGATGGTACTTTTACAGAAAGAGGAGCAGAGTATAATTTGAACAGTGGTGATCAGTCATGGGTGACCACATTCGGAGATATAGATAATGATGGCGATCTCGATGCCTTCACTGCCAATCATTATGCACCGCATCAATTATTTGAAAATATAAATGGAGAATATTTTGAAAAAATTGCAGTTTTGCCTGAGCCTATTTCTTCCTTTGCTTTTCAGGCAGTCATGAAGGATCTGGATAATGATGGGTTTTTGGATATTATAGTATCAGGTGTGGAAGGAGTTTATTTTTTATATAACAATGGGGATAAAACTTTCAGAAAAATAGATGGGGGAAACGCATTTAAAAGTACTTCATCTTTTACAGTGGGAGATTTTAATGACGACGGATTTCCGGACATTCATTCACACAATGCAAGACCAATCAATGTCTTGGGATTGATAGATGACGGTCTTTGGATTAACACAGGAAATGATAATCATTATATAAAATTTAACCTTCAGGGAAATCAGAGTAATCGCAGTGGCATAGGTTCTTGGATTGAACTATATGGAGCATGGGGAAAGCAGGTTAGATATGTGAAAGGGGGTGAAAGTTATGGCATTTTAAATTCGTTACAGCAGATTTTTGGGATTGGACAAGCAACTGTTGCAGATAGTGTGATTGTTAGATGGCCTTCCGGGGTTGTTGATAAATATCATGATCTGTATAGTAATAATACCTACCTTTTGCAGGAAGGAAAGTGTCATTCAAAAGTAATTTCACTGTATAATGGACATGTTGACTATTTTAACGCACCACTTACAATTTCAGCACCTGAAGGTTACTCCAATTTTGAATGGTCTGATGGTTCTACTTCCAGAAATTTGAGTAATGTTGTACCGGGATATTACAGATTGAAAATGACAGATGCAGATGGATGCGTCACAGTTATCAAGCCGATTCATGTAAAGAACAGATGTTTTTCGGCTCAAACCGATATACTGCCTTATCCTCCGGTGATAGAACAATGTAATGGTGCCACTATTTTATTACAGTCAGAAGAAGGTAGTAGTTATTTCTGGAATACCGGAGAAAATTTACAATTTATAGAGGTGGCACAATCCGGTAAGTATGTGGTGACTACTACTGATTTTTGTGGTCAATCCATCACAGACAGTGTTGTTGTGAGTTTTGTTGAACGCCCATTTTTATTGACAGGTGATACGATATTAAGTGGTCAAAAAGCTACTTTGAAATCTGATCAGGCATTTACCTATTGGTTTGAAGAAGAAGATGATCAAATTCCTGTTTTTATTGGCAAAAGTTATCAGACTCCGGACCTGATGGAAAGCAAAACTTTTTATGCTGAAGTTGAAAGGGTTTTGAATGAGAAGGAGGGAAATCTTGGTGAGAAAAATTTTCCGACTTCCTCCAATGAATACAGTTCAAATGCCATCGCTGGAAATATGGTTTTTGAGGTCAGGCAAAATTGTAGTATTAAAGCTATCAAGTTAAAAACAGATACTCCCGGTCGCCGAAAGTTACTGATAAAAGATGATGGTGGATATGTAATTTTTGAAAAGGAAGTACATCTGCAACAAGGTGTCAGCAGAGTTGAATTGAACGCAACTTTAATACCTGGTGAATACACAATGGAAACAGATCAGGAATTTAATATTGCGCAGTTGGGTTATCGAAGTCCACGACTGGTCAGAACATTTCAGAATACAAGCTATCCCTACAATCTGGCTGATGTTGTCATTCTTAAGTCGTCAGGAACAGGTCCATCGTATTTTTACTATTTTTATGATTGGGAAGTAATTTATGACACACGATATTGTATCACAGACAAAATTCCGGTCATTGCATTTATCGACGGTACGAATGCATCTATTGAAAACTACGATAATCATCTTCTGAAAATTCATCCAAATCCGGCGACAAATGCTATTTCTATTTCAGGATTGGCAA